Within the Bacillus mesophilus genome, the region GGGAATGATAAAATATCCACTAATCAGATAGAGAATCGAACTACTATAGAAAATGATATCAATCGTAAAAAAGTCTGCTAGAAAGCCTGCCGAAATAATGGCAACGGAAGAAAAAAGTGTTGTCCAAAAGTGATAATTGCCAATCTTTCCACCCCGGTTTGATTGATCTGTATAATTAGCTAGTAGTATTTTTTCTCCGTGTTTTTGAAATGCCCCAAAAATCCCTAACACAACTTGAATACTGTAGACCTGAATCATAGTTGTCACATGTGGAAAAGTAAGCAAAATCAAAGCCATTCCCCAGCAGTTTATTAGAAGCAAATAACGATTTTCAATATATACAGATATTTTTCCCAATAAAAGATAGATAAACGCTGAAGATAAACCAAATATTCCATAGGAAAGACCAAAAGCTGAAAAAGATGACCCCACATTCTTCAAAAAGAGAATGTAAAAAGGAAAAATAAGGCTACTTGCAAAAAACGTCATGCTTTGTGAGAATACTAACAGCCTTAACCTTTTTTCATCCATCATTTATACTCCTCGTAAAAAAAGTTATAAAATAGTTCGTCTGAGTCATATTTTCTCTTTTGTATAAAGAACTCCTCTGAACGGGGATATGCCTCTCTCATTTGGTCCTTTGTTGCATATGGCATATAAGGAAGATAATAGCTTCCACCATGATCCAAGGTAACATCAATCATCTTTTGAACGACAGATTGCGTGGCAGCACTTTCTTCCTTAGATAGACCTTGATTAATGAGTAAAACAAGGGCAAACATATCCTTCTTGGCATATGACAAAACGGCTGTTTCATCCTCTTGTACGTATCGAATCGTGATATTTATTAAGTTCAGATCTTCTTCAGTCAAAACTTCACGCAAATCATCCATATAATCTGCAAATTGTTCAATGGGAACAAAATACTCTTGAAGTACATCTGTATCTGATTCATCTTCATATTCTAGGAATTTTGATTCTGATCTCATCACATTATTTCGAGTAACAAGATTTCCATTTGTCTTTAAAAAATAGCTTTCTTGCATCTCCCAAAGTAAATTCTTTCCCCAATCATAGCTCCTAGATAGTCCTAATAAAAACTTAGTTAACCAGGTCATCTCATCGCTCTTTAATTCATTATGC harbors:
- a CDS encoding MFS transporter, which gives rise to MDEKRLRLLVFSQSMTFFASSLIFPFYILFLKNVGSSFSAFGLSYGIFGLSSAFIYLLLGKISVYIENRYLLLINCWGMALILLTFPHVTTMIQVYSIQVVLGIFGAFQKHGEKILLANYTDQSNRGGKIGNYHFWTTLFSSVAIISAGFLADFFTIDIIFYSSSILYLISGYFIIPKKTKAVV